TACAATTTTCTGTAATATTCAGATATAATCTAGTGTCGCGTCAGCAGTAAAATGTCATATATAGTCGGTTATAGCTACTCAAATTCTTTAATCTTTGAGGATTGACGCGACACTAGTGCCTTACACCTATTTTATTTTCTTATTTTTTCTTTATTCCGATCCTTCCACACTACGTTCTTTATTCAGATTCTTTATTCAGATTCTTTATTCAGATGATCCTTTTTCATTCAGGTATTTTATCCAATCCCCGTGCTCTATTACTTCAGTTTCGGGTTTTTCATCGTAAACATAAATTAAACCTTTTACCTTCTGCTGCTCTATTTCAAGGTCAACATATTCCCTGTGATAACCGCCAAAAAGTTCCATATAATCAATGGACTTTGCGACCTCAAGCTGCTTTTTTCCTGAAAACCGGCGCACTTCTGCAACAACAGAACCGTTTTCAGCCGAGTAGACAGCCGGATAAGGGCCCAGGGAGTAAAGGGCATATCCTTTGATTCTTGTTATCCCGAGAAAGTCTGACCTGTTTGGAAGGTTTAAGCGGCGGCTGTTATAAAGTCCATCTCTAAGGCTGCCGTAAAGCGCCATTATGATCTCTTCGCCCTCCACTCTTTCGTAAGAGCGCTGCCAGCAAATATTTCTGTGAAAGACATTCCCGTAAAGAGTCTTCTCTGTCCCCTGAGCCACGTTTTTCCCTTCTCCGGACTTTTTCTGTAAGATATTATTTTGAAAAACCGTAAGCTGCAAATCTCTGAGTCAGGTCGAGGTTCGCAAGCAGGAAGCGGTCCTGTTTGCTGTAGGCAAGCTTTTTGTTTCCTGAAAGTTCCAGTACACAGGTACTACCCGGTTTTGCCTCTTCTACCTCGTTTCCGTCAACCAGAATCTTTTCAACGCGCACAGGTTCGGACTGAAGCCCGACAAAAAGGTGAAGCACGCTCGCAGGCTCTATCTTTTTTGTGAATTTTGAGACCGTACATTCCAGAGTGTAATCGGTAGTTACGATTTCTTTATCGGAAATGATAAAGCCTCTTTCTATGTCCTTTGCCTGGACATTTTTCAGGCGCATACCCACCCTCGTACCGGCGGGAGCGCTGTCGATGTCCACATCATGGCTCTGGATAGAGCGGATTTCGATATCCCTGTCAAGCGGAAAAATTTTGGTTTTGTCTTTGTCCTTTGATATACCCTGCTTTACAACCCCCAGGACAACACATCCCTTGCCTGTGACATTGAAAGCGTGATCTATAAAGATCCTGGCAGGCAGGCTGTTAAGTTCTGCGTTTTCGGCTTCTATTTTTTCTGCCACTTCATTGATTCTGGCTTTAAGTTCGTCCACGCCTTCAAAAGGGTTTTTGGCACTTTTGTTTGTATTGAGGGAAATGCATTCCCAGTCCTGAAGTACAGTCCCTGAAGTGATCACTTTTAACT
This window of the Methanosarcina mazei S-6 genome carries:
- a CDS encoding gamma-glutamylcyclotransferase family protein; this translates as MAQGTEKTLYGNVFHRNICWQRSYERVEGEEIIMALYGSLRDGLYNSRRLNLPNRSDFLGITRIKGYALYSLGPYPAVYSAENGSVVAEVRRFSGKKQLEVAKSIDYMELFGGYHREYVDLEIEQQKVKGLIYVYDEKPETEVIEHGDWIKYLNEKGSSE
- a CDS encoding selenocysteine-specific translation elongation factor is translated as MANVAIIGTEKSGRTSLAANLGKKGTSSDITMYNNDKEGRNMVFVDAHSYPKTLKSLITALNISDIAVLCIPPQGLDAHTGECIIALDLLGFKHGIIALTRSDSTHMHAIDELKAKLKVITSGTVLQDWECISLNTNKSAKNPFEGVDELKARINEVAEKIEAENAELNSLPARIFIDHAFNVTGKGCVVLGVVKQGISKDKDKTKIFPLDRDIEIRSIQSHDVDIDSAPAGTRVGMRLKNVQAKDIERGFIISDKEIVTTDYTLECTVSKFTKKIEPASVLHLFVGLQSEPVRVEKILVDGNEVEEAKPGSTCVLELSGNKKLAYSKQDRFLLANLDLTQRFAAYGFSK